In Calditrichota bacterium, one genomic interval encodes:
- a CDS encoding YbaB/EbfC family nucleoid-associated protein, with product MNMNNLLKQAQKMQADMAKAQDELANITVQGSSGGGMVTVEANCKLEILSIKIEKEVVDPEDKEMLEDLIAAAVNQTIQTAQQKAQEEMQKITGGMLGGMNLPGNLNIPGM from the coding sequence ATGAATATGAATAATCTTTTAAAACAAGCTCAGAAAATGCAGGCTGATATGGCCAAAGCCCAGGATGAGCTGGCAAATATTACGGTTCAGGGTTCTTCTGGTGGCGGTATGGTTACTGTTGAAGCAAATTGTAAACTTGAAATTCTTTCAATCAAAATTGAAAAGGAAGTTGTTGATCCTGAAGATAAAGAAATGTTGGAAGATTTAATTGCTGCAGCCGTAAACCAAACAATACAAACTGCGCAACAAAAAGCCCAGGAAGAAATGCAGAAAATAACCGGTGGAATGCTTGGTGGAATGAACCTGCCTGGTAATTTAAATATCCCTGGAATGTGA
- the recR gene encoding recombination protein RecR → MSLNIPSLDELITQLAHLPGIGRKSAQRLAMHILKSNDGFADKLVNAIVNVKENTRICKRCFNLSENELCLICSDARRDPSKICVVEDIVDIMAIEGSREYKGIYHVLGGVVSPLAGVSVGDLKIAQLVERVKNENISEVLLALNLSTEGEATMIYISQLLKDVDVEITRIAHGVPMGSHLEFVDQTTIGRAIAGRQKL, encoded by the coding sequence ATGTCTTTAAATATCCCTTCACTTGATGAACTGATTACTCAACTAGCGCATCTGCCCGGTATTGGTAGAAAGTCGGCTCAGCGTCTTGCAATGCACATTTTAAAAAGTAATGATGGATTTGCAGATAAGCTGGTTAATGCTATTGTAAACGTTAAAGAAAACACACGGATTTGTAAGCGTTGTTTTAATCTTTCAGAAAATGAACTTTGTCTAATTTGTTCAGATGCCCGGCGTGATCCTTCAAAAATATGCGTTGTTGAAGATATTGTAGATATTATGGCCATTGAAGGTTCTCGGGAATATAAGGGGATTTATCATGTTTTAGGCGGTGTCGTATCTCCGCTGGCTGGGGTTTCGGTTGGGGATTTAAAAATTGCACAGCTTGTTGAACGTGTTAAAAATGAGAATATTAGCGAAGTTCTATTGGCTCTAAACCTGAGTACTGAGGGTGAAGCGACTATGATTTATATTTCTCAGCTGTTAAAAGATGTAGATGTTGAAATAACCCGGATTGCTCATGGCGTCCCAATGGGTTCTCACCTGGAATTTGTAGATCAGACTACCATAGGTCGGGCAATTGCCGGTCGCCAGAAATTATAA